From one Prochlorococcus marinus str. MIT 0912 genomic stretch:
- the ilvC gene encoding ketol-acid reductoisomerase — MAKLFYDSDADLGLLQDKTVAIIGYGSQGHAHALNLKDSGIKVVVGLYEGSRSASKATSDGLEVLSVAEASERADWIMILLPDEFQKDVYSKEIAPHLKPGKILSFAHGFNIRFELIKPPEFVDVVMIAPKGPGHTVRWEYQNGQGVPALFAIEQDASGNARSLAMAYAKGIGGTRAGILETNFKEETETDLFGEQAVLCGGLSELVKAGFETLVEAGYQPELAYFECLHEVKLIVDLMVKGGLTAMRDSISNTAEYGDYVSGPRLITKETKEEMKNILADIQDGTFAKNFVKECEAGKPEMKKIRQKDSELPIEKVGKTLRSMFSWLKSD; from the coding sequence ATGGCAAAACTTTTTTACGACTCGGATGCAGACCTAGGTCTTCTTCAAGATAAAACCGTTGCAATTATTGGCTATGGATCTCAAGGCCACGCGCATGCATTAAATTTAAAAGATAGTGGTATCAAAGTTGTTGTTGGGCTTTATGAAGGAAGTCGCTCAGCCAGCAAAGCAACTTCTGATGGTTTAGAAGTTTTAAGCGTCGCGGAGGCTTCTGAAAGAGCAGATTGGATAATGATACTTTTGCCTGATGAGTTTCAAAAAGATGTTTATTCCAAAGAGATAGCACCTCATTTAAAACCTGGGAAAATACTTAGTTTTGCTCATGGGTTCAATATTCGCTTTGAATTAATTAAACCGCCTGAATTCGTCGATGTAGTAATGATTGCCCCGAAAGGACCAGGTCACACTGTTAGATGGGAGTATCAAAATGGTCAAGGGGTTCCAGCTTTATTTGCTATTGAGCAAGATGCCTCAGGCAATGCAAGATCACTTGCGATGGCATATGCCAAAGGTATTGGCGGAACACGCGCTGGGATCCTAGAAACTAATTTCAAGGAGGAAACCGAAACTGATCTTTTTGGGGAACAAGCGGTTTTATGTGGAGGCCTATCAGAGTTAGTCAAAGCTGGTTTTGAAACTCTTGTTGAAGCAGGTTATCAACCTGAATTGGCCTACTTCGAATGCTTGCATGAAGTCAAACTAATAGTTGACCTCATGGTGAAAGGAGGTCTAACTGCAATGAGGGACTCAATTTCAAATACAGCTGAATATGGAGATTACGTAAGCGGTCCAAGGTTAATAACCAAAGAGACAAAAGAAGAAATGAAAAACATTCTTGCAGATATTCAAGATGGTACTTTTGCTAAAAACTTTGTAAAAGAATGCGAAGCAGGGAAACCTGAGATGAAGAAAATTCGCCAAAAAGATTCAGAACTTCCCATTGAAAAAGTAGGTAAAACACTTCGCTCGATGTTTAGCTGGCTTAAATCAGATTAA
- a CDS encoding ATP-dependent Clp protease proteolytic subunit, producing MPIGTPSVPYRLPGSQFERWVDIYTRLGAERILFLGQEVNDGIANSLVAQMLYLDSEDSSKPIYLYINSPGGSVTAGLAIYDTMKYVKSDVVTICVGLAASMGAFLLSAGTKGKRLALPHSRIMIHQPLGGTAQRQASDIEIEAREILRIKEMLNKSMAEMTGQTYEKIEKDTDRDYFLSAEEAKNYGLIDRVITHPSES from the coding sequence ATGCCTATAGGTACTCCAAGCGTTCCTTACCGTCTTCCAGGAAGTCAATTTGAAAGATGGGTTGATATATATACAAGACTTGGTGCTGAGAGAATTCTATTTCTTGGTCAAGAAGTGAACGACGGCATAGCAAATAGCCTTGTAGCTCAAATGCTTTATCTTGATTCTGAAGACAGTAGCAAGCCAATTTATTTGTACATCAATAGTCCCGGAGGCTCCGTAACCGCGGGTTTAGCCATCTATGACACGATGAAATATGTAAAAAGTGATGTTGTAACCATTTGTGTTGGGTTGGCGGCCTCAATGGGTGCCTTCTTACTCTCTGCAGGAACAAAAGGCAAAAGGCTTGCTCTTCCGCATAGCAGAATAATGATTCATCAACCACTTGGCGGTACGGCTCAAAGACAAGCGAGTGATATTGAAATTGAAGCACGTGAAATTCTTAGAATAAAAGAAATGCTCAATAAATCGATGGCAGAGATGACAGGTCAAACATATGAAAAGATAGAAAAAGATACTGATCGCGATTACTTTCTAAGCGCGGAAGAAGCAAAAAATTATGGCCTAATCGACAGGGTGATAACCCATCCAAGTGAAAGTTAA
- a CDS encoding ATP-dependent Clp protease proteolytic subunit, protein MTASAPYYGDSAVMRTPPPDLPSLLLKERIVYLGLPLFSDDDAKRQLGMDVTELIIAQLLFLEFDNSEKPIYFYINSTGTSWYTGDAIGFETEAFAICDTLRYVKPPVHTICIGQAMGTAAVILSAGTKGQRAALPHASIVLHQPRSGAQGQATDIQIRANEVIHNKKAMLEILSHNTGRSVDQLSKDSDRMSYLNPQEAVDYGIIDRVLTSRKDLPGEKVLPT, encoded by the coding sequence ATGACCGCATCCGCACCGTATTATGGCGATTCTGCCGTAATGAGAACTCCACCTCCTGATTTACCATCGCTTCTTCTGAAAGAAAGGATAGTTTATTTAGGATTACCGCTATTTTCCGATGATGATGCCAAGAGGCAACTCGGAATGGATGTAACTGAGCTAATTATTGCCCAACTTCTTTTTCTGGAATTTGATAATTCAGAAAAACCTATTTATTTTTATATAAACTCCACAGGAACAAGTTGGTACACAGGAGATGCAATCGGATTTGAAACTGAAGCCTTTGCAATCTGCGACACCCTCAGATACGTGAAACCTCCGGTTCATACTATTTGCATAGGTCAAGCAATGGGAACCGCTGCAGTAATTCTTTCGGCCGGTACAAAAGGACAACGAGCAGCATTACCTCATGCATCAATCGTCCTTCATCAGCCTAGAAGTGGGGCTCAAGGCCAAGCAACTGATATTCAAATCAGAGCTAATGAGGTTATTCACAACAAGAAAGCGATGCTAGAAATCCTTAGTCATAACACTGGAAGATCAGTGGATCAATTATCCAAAGACTCAGATCGAATGAGTTATCTGAACCCTCAGGAAGCGGTTGATTATGGGATTATAGATAGAGTTCTTACTAGTAGAAAAGACTTGCCAGGCGAGAAAGTTTTGCCCACATAG
- the cbiB gene encoding adenosylcobinamide-phosphate synthase CbiB: MFVAALLDFLIGDPKNLPHPVQSMGVVISFLKGLAEKIGKENKSRLFIGGLIITFIVVSLSGISGWIIERLFLFFEIKNPILSTLFFCFILSSSLATRSLNKSILEILNSIRKENYRDNLNNIRQKLSLIVGRDVENLDTNEILRASAETASENSVDGIFAPLFWMFIGTIFWEFNQSMPGPLAMAWIFKASSTIDSMLGYKEGKLKWIGFTGAKLDDLMVWIPSRIVLITLPFCCKTNTSILKTISNSWKEGIVDSSPNSGISEAIFAYCAEVRMGGVNYYKGVKVIKPIVAMSYPIASIDSVKRILNLSLRLQIVWIIVFTLIIKFINL; the protein is encoded by the coding sequence ATCTTTGTTGCAGCTCTTCTTGACTTTTTAATAGGAGATCCAAAAAACTTGCCACACCCAGTCCAATCTATGGGTGTGGTTATTAGTTTTCTGAAAGGATTAGCTGAGAAGATTGGGAAAGAAAATAAATCTAGATTATTTATTGGAGGCTTAATAATTACATTTATAGTCGTATCATTAAGTGGTATATCTGGATGGATTATAGAAAGATTATTTTTATTTTTTGAAATAAAAAATCCTATTTTAAGTACATTATTTTTTTGTTTCATTTTAAGTAGTTCACTGGCGACAAGAAGTCTGAACAAAAGTATTTTAGAAATTCTAAATTCAATAAGAAAAGAAAATTATAGAGATAATCTAAATAATATCAGACAAAAATTAAGTCTTATAGTTGGTAGAGATGTTGAGAATTTAGATACTAATGAGATTCTTAGAGCTTCAGCAGAAACCGCAAGTGAAAATTCTGTAGATGGTATTTTTGCTCCATTATTTTGGATGTTTATAGGAACTATTTTCTGGGAATTCAATCAATCTATGCCTGGGCCATTGGCGATGGCATGGATTTTTAAAGCATCTAGCACTATTGATTCAATGCTTGGATACAAAGAGGGAAAATTAAAGTGGATTGGTTTTACTGGTGCAAAACTGGATGATCTAATGGTATGGATTCCTTCAAGGATTGTATTAATTACCCTTCCTTTTTGCTGTAAAACAAACACGTCCATTTTAAAAACTATAAGTAATTCCTGGAAGGAAGGTATTGTTGATTCTTCACCAAATTCAGGGATTTCTGAAGCAATATTTGCTTATTGTGCTGAAGTAAGAATGGGCGGAGTAAATTATTACAAAGGGGTAAAAGTAATAAAGCCTATAGTTGCAATGTCCTATCCAATAGCAAGTATAGATTCTGTCAAAAGGATACTTAATTTAAGTCTTAGGCTACAAATCGTTTGGATAATAGTTTTTACATTAATAATTAAATTTATTAATTTATAA